The Lolium rigidum isolate FL_2022 chromosome 2, APGP_CSIRO_Lrig_0.1, whole genome shotgun sequence genomic interval TCGCAGATCAATAAACCGCTCAATGCTCATTGAGAAATCGGATTCACAGATCAATATCCATCGGGAACATGTCGGCATTTCCCCTGGTCCATAAGCCtgatttttcgaagtagcccccaaaTGATGCTGTCAATAACCTTCACGTGCAAGTCTCCACGTACAGAGCCCGACGCCGGGCAAGCAAACAAAGTGTCTCTCAGCGTTCGAGAGCCCTCCACGTCTTTTCGAATTCCGACCACCTTATCCTCCTCcccagccttcttcttccttcccctgCTTCCCTAGGAACTAGCTAGCCAGAGCCCCTGGAACTGAAACCCTCCCACGACTCCTATAAATCCACCCACCTCAACCAGAGCTCACTACAATTGCATCCAAGCAACCGATCGAGATCAAGCATCCAGCTAGCTAGAAGATACAACGTACTACAATGGCGGCGAAGGTGAAGAGCGGGAGCGAGATGGGGGTGGTGCTGGGGCTGGACGTGGCGCGGTACATGGGGCGGTGGTACGAGATCGCCTCCTTCCCCAACTTCTTCCAGCCGCGCGACGGGCAGGACACGCGCGCGACCTACGAGCTGATGGAGGACGGCGCCACGGTGCACGTGCTGAACGAGACGTGGAGCAAGGGGAAGCGCGACTACATCGAGGGCACCGCCTACAAGGCCGACCCGGCCAGCGACGAGGCCAAGCTCAAGGTCAAGTTCTACGTCCCGCCCTTCCTCCCCATCATCCCCGTCGTCGGCGACTACTGGGTCCTCTACGTCGACGATGACTACCAGTACGCGCTCGTCGGCGAGCCCCGCCGGAAGAGCCTATGGGTAAGCACCCAATTGAATTAACTCATTCAGCAGTATAACACTCTTAACAGCACATATATACTTGCAACGTTGCTGCTGCGCTTAATCTGCTTGTGTGGCATGTAGATCCTGTGCAGGAAGACGCACATAGACGACGAGGTCTACAGCCAGCTGCTGGACAAGGCCAAGGAGGAAGGCTACGACGTCTCCAAGCTGCACAAGACGCCGCAGAGCGACCCGCCGCCGGAGAGCGACGCCGCGCCCACCGACACCAAAGGGACATGGTGGTTCAAGTCACTCTTCGGTAAATGATCGAATCGGCCGGTGCTGGAACAGAACGATGCAAGTGTTTATCTTTACCGTAGCAGTATTAGTTCATCTATCTATCTTTACCGTGGCGAATAAATGGGATTCAAAGGCCAGTAGTAGTCTCTTGTTATAGAACATCAATCCGTGTGTGTTTCTTGATTATTCAGGTGTTTCTGTTCTGTATGATGTAGCTGGTATATATATGTCGATAGAAATGGAGCTAGTGATCTACTTATACTTATATACTTCAGTGCTTGGTTCAGTTCGTGATTAGCTGGTATGTGTTCTCAACATTGTACCAATTAGCCTTGTTTAAGTTACGCCAGTTGTTTGGATGATGTGTCCAAAACTCCAAGCACACCGATCccttagggcgcgtttggtagcctgcatcccTTTTGTGGCTCACTGGGCCAGTGAGATGGGCTCATCTTCGTTtcgcgaacgggccatgggccatgaaacgcaggtcgtttggtagcctgggcggCCTTTTTCTGTAGCGGAGAGGGAACTCATGCCCCAttgtttggttgcccgtttccaaTCCAACTtgcacacatgaaaatgaaaacatgAATCAgttgtttggttgctcaaatcacaaTTTCATATCCTTACAACAATTCAAATAGGATGAGAATACCATGCCATAGCATGTTACATACGATCGGACGCTTTTTagaagaacaagatcctcacgatcaccacgatgaggatgatgatgtaatctttgacccgaCTCGAACGTACCTCCGATGGTGCTCCTTGTATAGCATGCACTTCCTCCGACGGTagctgtgctaatggcactgGCTCATCGATGGCCTGATCTGCCATGAACTCATCTTCCAGGAAGGTGAGgtactcttgttgtgcctcctccaataTTTCAGACCCTCGGTAGCTGTTTTTGGAGTAGCCACTGACCTGGTCTTGACAGACCCTCCATGAGttgtagattcctcgaacccgtCCACGAAACACCACACACCACTAGCACGGCATAATAAGAACAGGTAATCGATCACATCCATGAACCAATTCATAATAGAGCAATAGAACTACACAAGTGTTGACAgtaaatgataaactaacaggggcatgcacgatcat includes:
- the LOC124692669 gene encoding temperature-induced lipocalin-1-like, yielding MAAKVKSGSEMGVVLGLDVARYMGRWYEIASFPNFFQPRDGQDTRATYELMEDGATVHVLNETWSKGKRDYIEGTAYKADPASDEAKLKVKFYVPPFLPIIPVVGDYWVLYVDDDYQYALVGEPRRKSLWILCRKTHIDDEVYSQLLDKAKEEGYDVSKLHKTPQSDPPPESDAAPTDTKGTWWFKSLFGK